A window of the Bdellovibrio svalbardensis genome harbors these coding sequences:
- a CDS encoding agmatinase family protein, protein MSEKTAENASKNPASQAPKFDPTTTISAEFGIFGIPMTEEESKVVLVPVPWEVTTSYGEGASRGPQIIRAASEQIDLFDIEVGKAYEVGYHMRDLSEDLCNMNDKFKGVAQELIGMRTNMSTDTAKMNSLAAQVNEACEEMSQWVYDQCSDVLKKGKLLGLVGGDHSTPLGAIRAVSDKFKGEFGVLHIDAHADLRKAYQGFKQSHASIMYNVMTDAKKPQKLVQVGIRDFCEEEYDFSESRKDIKTFYDLELKRRLLKGETWEKVCQDIIKELPQNVYISFDIDGLDPAFCPHTGTPVPGGLSVDQVFFLFREVHASGRKIIAFDLNEVSTGGLDESEVEWDGNVGARILYKMCGWLVKSNA, encoded by the coding sequence ATGTCTGAAAAGACAGCGGAAAACGCATCAAAAAACCCAGCCAGCCAAGCACCAAAGTTCGACCCAACAACAACCATTTCTGCCGAGTTCGGAATCTTCGGAATTCCGATGACTGAAGAAGAATCCAAAGTGGTTCTCGTCCCGGTTCCTTGGGAAGTGACGACTTCTTACGGCGAAGGTGCTTCTCGTGGCCCTCAAATCATCCGTGCTGCCAGTGAGCAGATCGACCTCTTCGACATCGAAGTGGGCAAGGCTTACGAAGTCGGCTACCACATGCGCGACCTCTCTGAAGACTTATGTAACATGAATGACAAATTCAAGGGTGTTGCCCAAGAACTCATCGGCATGCGCACAAATATGAGCACTGACACAGCAAAGATGAACTCTTTGGCAGCGCAAGTGAATGAAGCCTGCGAAGAGATGAGCCAATGGGTCTACGATCAATGCTCGGATGTATTAAAAAAGGGCAAGCTTCTGGGTCTTGTCGGCGGAGACCACTCCACTCCTCTGGGTGCAATTCGCGCCGTGAGTGATAAATTCAAAGGTGAGTTCGGTGTTTTGCATATCGATGCCCACGCGGATTTACGTAAAGCTTACCAAGGCTTCAAACAATCTCACGCCTCAATCATGTACAACGTAATGACGGACGCGAAGAAGCCGCAGAAACTTGTCCAAGTCGGTATTCGCGATTTCTGCGAAGAAGAATATGACTTCAGCGAGTCTCGCAAAGACATTAAAACTTTCTATGACCTAGAGTTGAAACGTCGCCTTCTAAAGGGTGAGACTTGGGAAAAAGTTTGCCAAGACATCATCAAAGAACTTCCGCAAAACGTTTATATCTCTTTCGATATCGACGGTTTGGATCCGGCTTTCTGCCCTCACACTGGAACTCCGGTTCCTGGCGGCTTGAGCGTGGATCAAGTGTTCTTCCTTTTCCGTGAAGTTCACGCTTCAGGTCGCAAGATCATCGCATTTGATTTGAACGAAGTTTCTACCGGTGGTCTGGACGAATCCGAAGTTGAATGGGACGGCAATGTGGGCGCACGTATTTTGTATAAAATGTGCGGCTGGTTGGTGAAGAGCAATGCTTAA
- a CDS encoding arsenate reductase family protein encodes MLKVYEYAKCSTCVKALKFLDAKKVSYQKLPIVDKAPSQTELKKMLTALKERGGSIKNLFNTSGVLYKEFKISEKLPNMSEAEALKLLSEHGKLVKRPFVLGDDVALVGFKEDDWKKVF; translated from the coding sequence ATGCTTAAAGTTTACGAATACGCCAAGTGCTCAACTTGCGTAAAAGCATTGAAGTTTCTAGATGCGAAAAAAGTTTCGTACCAGAAACTTCCTATCGTGGATAAAGCTCCCTCACAGACAGAACTGAAGAAAATGCTGACTGCGCTGAAAGAGCGCGGCGGCAGCATCAAAAATCTTTTTAATACTTCCGGTGTTTTGTACAAAGAATTCAAGATCAGCGAAAAGCTTCCGAATATGAGCGAAGCCGAAGCCTTGAAACTGTTGTCTGAACACGGAAAGCTCGTCAAAAGACCATTTGTTTTGGGCGACGATGTCGCCTTGGTTGGTTTCAAGGAAGATGATTGGAAAAAAGTTTTCTAG